In Porites lutea chromosome 1, jaPorLute2.1, whole genome shotgun sequence, a single genomic region encodes these proteins:
- the LOC140945810 gene encoding solute carrier family 2, facilitated glucose transporter member 3-like isoform X2 has product MNDKGSSSESLLNSEKDELLPSRSKYSSTRSAWTFWLVYTTAVVVLGSSFQFGFGTTCMNAPEKNIKDYFRKHGTFTELMWSTAVAIFAVGGMFGSVIGQIIANFLGSKRTLLLNNIPAIIGSLMIFSSYYAKGPALLIIGRLIFGFNNGINTAVAPVYLSEIAPIRIRGALGVLNQFGIVTGMLVGYILGLKEVLGTDTGWPYLLGFGFLVAMLQLITLPFCPRSPRYLLLKLNKEPETVEALIKLRGTSDVSEDIEEMRGEQENHLREEKVSVLRLVQIKELRKPLVISVVLQLAQQFSGINAVFYYSTSIFASAGVKEGRVASVFVGVTSLVMTAVTVKVVEVMGRRSLLLFGQAGMFVFYAVMTISFRFEDLSGMNYVSVVATLLTVTFFQLGPGPIPWFITAELFSQGPRPAAVAMAGVVNWLANFIVGLVFPSMQP; this is encoded by the exons CGACAGCTGTGGTTGTGCTTGGATCCTCTTTCCAATTTGGATTCGGCACGACCTGTATGAATGCGCCAGAGAAG AACATTAAAGATTATTTCAGaaagcatggaacatttactgAACTGATGTGGTCAACAGCAGTGGCCATATTTGCAGTTGGTGGAATGTTTGGTTCAGTTATTGGTCAAATCATAGCTAATTTCCTAGGAAG TAAAAGAACCCTGTTGCTAAACAATATACCAGCAATTATTGGCTCCTTGATGATATTTTCTTCATACTATGCTAAAGGACCAGCCTTACTCATTATTGGACGACTTATTTTTGGATTTAATAATG GTATAAACACTGCCGTTGCTCCAGTATACTTATCAGAAATAGCTCCCATCAGAATACGAGGTGCTCTTGGGGTACTCAATCAGTTTGGAATAGTCACAGGAATGCTTGTAGGCTATATTTTGGGGCTTAAAGAA GTTCTTGGTACAGACACAGGCTGGCCTTACTTACTTGGATTTGGATTTCTTGTTGCCATGCTTCAACTGATTACCCTGCCATTTTGTCCAAGAAGCCCACGTTATTTGTTACTTAAGCTAAACAAAGAACCTGAAACTGTAGAAG CCTTGATAAAACTAAGGGGAACTTCCGATGTGAGTGAGGACATTGAAGAAATGAGG GGTGAGCAGGAGAATCATCTGAGAGAAGAAAAAGTCAGTGTGTTAAGATTGGTTCAAATCAAAGAACTAAGGAAACCTCTTGTGATAAGTGTGGTGTTACAGCTGGCCCAGCAGTTCAGCGGAATTAATGCT gtattttattattcaacatCAATATTTGCATCAGCTGGTGTGAAAGAGGGCCGTGTAGCATCTGTGTTTGTTGGTGTTACTAGTTTGGTCATGACTGCTGTTACT GTAAAAGTAGTAGAAGTTATGGGACGGCGATCATTACTGCTGTTTGGTCAAGCTGGCATGTTTGTGTTTTATGCAGTGATGACAATATCCTTCCGTTTTGAG GATTTATCCGGAATGAATTACGTGTCAGTGGTAGCAACGTTGTTGACTGTGACCTTTTTCCAACTTGGTCCAG GTCCAATCCCATGGTTCATCACAGCTGAACTCTTCTCCCAGGGTCCCAGGCCCGCCGCGGTTGCTATGGCAGGGGTGGTTAACTGGCTCGCAAACTTTATCGTTGGACTTGTGTTTCCCTCAATGCAG CCTTGA
- the LOC140945810 gene encoding solute carrier family 2, facilitated glucose transporter member 3-like isoform X1, producing MNDKGSSSESLLNSEKDELLPSRSKYSSTRSAWTFWLVYTTAVVVLGSSFQFGFGTTCMNAPEKNIKDYFRKHGTFTELMWSTAVAIFAVGGMFGSVIGQIIANFLGSKRTLLLNNIPAIIGSLMIFSSYYAKGPALLIIGRLIFGFNNGINTAVAPVYLSEIAPIRIRGALGVLNQFGIVTGMLVGYILGLKEVLGTDTGWPYLLGFGFLVAMLQLITLPFCPRSPRYLLLKLNKEPETVEALIKLRGTSDVSEDIEEMRGEQENHLREEKVSVLRLVQIKELRKPLVISVVLQLAQQFSGINAVFYYSTSIFASAGVKEGRVASVFVGVTSLVMTAVTVKVVEVMGRRSLLLFGQAGMFVFYAVMTISFRFEDLSGMNYVSVVATLLTVTFFQLGPGPIPWFITAELFSQGPRPAAVAMAGVVNWLANFIVGLVFPSMQAALTPYTFLVFMVLVAFFFVFTLIYVPETKGRTIEQITSHFKADSEEPNGVHVIYERDHNN from the exons CGACAGCTGTGGTTGTGCTTGGATCCTCTTTCCAATTTGGATTCGGCACGACCTGTATGAATGCGCCAGAGAAG AACATTAAAGATTATTTCAGaaagcatggaacatttactgAACTGATGTGGTCAACAGCAGTGGCCATATTTGCAGTTGGTGGAATGTTTGGTTCAGTTATTGGTCAAATCATAGCTAATTTCCTAGGAAG TAAAAGAACCCTGTTGCTAAACAATATACCAGCAATTATTGGCTCCTTGATGATATTTTCTTCATACTATGCTAAAGGACCAGCCTTACTCATTATTGGACGACTTATTTTTGGATTTAATAATG GTATAAACACTGCCGTTGCTCCAGTATACTTATCAGAAATAGCTCCCATCAGAATACGAGGTGCTCTTGGGGTACTCAATCAGTTTGGAATAGTCACAGGAATGCTTGTAGGCTATATTTTGGGGCTTAAAGAA GTTCTTGGTACAGACACAGGCTGGCCTTACTTACTTGGATTTGGATTTCTTGTTGCCATGCTTCAACTGATTACCCTGCCATTTTGTCCAAGAAGCCCACGTTATTTGTTACTTAAGCTAAACAAAGAACCTGAAACTGTAGAAG CCTTGATAAAACTAAGGGGAACTTCCGATGTGAGTGAGGACATTGAAGAAATGAGG GGTGAGCAGGAGAATCATCTGAGAGAAGAAAAAGTCAGTGTGTTAAGATTGGTTCAAATCAAAGAACTAAGGAAACCTCTTGTGATAAGTGTGGTGTTACAGCTGGCCCAGCAGTTCAGCGGAATTAATGCT gtattttattattcaacatCAATATTTGCATCAGCTGGTGTGAAAGAGGGCCGTGTAGCATCTGTGTTTGTTGGTGTTACTAGTTTGGTCATGACTGCTGTTACT GTAAAAGTAGTAGAAGTTATGGGACGGCGATCATTACTGCTGTTTGGTCAAGCTGGCATGTTTGTGTTTTATGCAGTGATGACAATATCCTTCCGTTTTGAG GATTTATCCGGAATGAATTACGTGTCAGTGGTAGCAACGTTGTTGACTGTGACCTTTTTCCAACTTGGTCCAG GTCCAATCCCATGGTTCATCACAGCTGAACTCTTCTCCCAGGGTCCCAGGCCCGCCGCGGTTGCTATGGCAGGGGTGGTTAACTGGCTCGCAAACTTTATCGTTGGACTTGTGTTTCCCTCAATGCAG GCAGCCTTGACGCCTTATACCTTCCTGGTTTTCATGGTGCTTGTGgcgtttttctttgtctttactcTAATTTATGTACCGGAAACAAAAGGAAGAACTATTGAGCAAATAACAAGTCATTTCAAGGCCGACTCAGAAGAACCGAATGGGGTTCACGTCATCTATGAAAGAGATCATAATAACTAA